AGGTACTTTACACATTCGACGATGCAAACAAGACAAATTGCTTGGCTCGATGGCCCAATCTGCTCGAGATCCAAACGGCTTTCCTGGATGAGAAGACCCAGATTGGTGTCATTGAGCTCAAGACCTGCATTCAAGCCATTGTGTCCGCGAGGTTTGTCTTGGTTGTCATCATTGCGCTCCCAATGCTAATGCATTTCTAGCCCCGAGCTGGTAGCAAACCTCGGTCAAGATTACACGGTGTACGCCTACGACTACTCGGAATATGAAACACCCTTGGTTGGACAGGGAATGCTATCATGGGTCCTTTCCTCATCCACTCCTACCCCGAATGCGCACGATAGCCAGTCCAAGACCATGATTACCGGTCGAGTGTGCAAAAATGTGTTGGGTCTATTCTCGAAGGGTGCCCAGGAGACTCTGGAGGTTAAACTGCGACTTGTGCCCGTTCCAACTGCTTCTCAAAGTGAATACTTTGACAGCATGCAACGATACCGGGAACTCAGCAACATCATTCCCCATGGCTTTGATCCTCAGACGTGGACGAACTACATTCGCCAGAATCCCGACATTTTGGCGGGTCTCAGAACCCAACAACCAGACCGGACGGTCTCCTCGCCTATGGACCATGCGGGTATTGAGAGATTCCACCAAATACTTAGCGAGGGGTCGACCCCTAGGGACTTTCCTGCCATGACTCCCACTGAATCCTTCCGGCCTCTCTCCCCTGCTCAGTCGTCGGCATCGTTTGTCCCGCCCAGCAGACACTCAACGCCTGGAGGACAACACTCGTCGCAACGACAGTCACTCCAGCAGCAATCGCAGCCACAGTCCCAACAACTGGAATCTGAAAACAGATCATCACAGCACGACATGATTCGCCCATCTTCTAGCGCTTCCATGCACGACTCCGAGTTCCCCACTCAGATGTCGTTCGCCGGCCGCAGGGGGTCTGTTCACTCGGGTTATGGCGGTGGGGAAGAATCTGAGCCGCATCAACGAAAGAGGGCCAGGGTATATCAGACGGGGCAACCAGGGAAGGCCGACTTCAATATCGAAAAACAGCCAAGTTCTTTACGCGTAGCAGCAAGTACTGCTGCTTCCGTTCGCATTCACCGGCCGACGCCCCTCAATCCCTCCAGCGGCATCGTCGAGAGCTCCATCGAGGAACCCATTCGGCCACCCACTCCTATCTCCGGTCCAAACGACCTTCCCCGAAGAATACGACCCTTGACAAGTTCCCTGCGTGAATCCTTCCAGCCCAGCACCCGCTATACATCGCCGTATCCACCAAGTGACGATCAACCCTCTGGCGATCAGAATGCTCATTCCCCAGAGGAACCCCGGTACCATGGCCTCTTCGAGCCTTCATTCAGCATGCCTTCGTCTCCTCCCGTTCTCGATGGAGGGATTCCCACCCGCTCCAGCCCAAACCTGCCACACCTTGCCACAGATCCTGACTCTGGCTTCATGAGTGGAGGAATTGATGAACTCCTTGATGATGACCTCGGCACGCCTTTGGATGACTGCACTGCGGGATTGTCCAATGATACCACCCGGAACAAGCAAACCGTTCGACCTGCCATTAGCGCCAACTCGCCTGCCAGTGCTCCAACAATTCCAGGCAGGAACCGGAGCGACTCCTTCTTGATGAGCGAGGGACCATCAGAGCAGCACTTCAAAGAGTCCGCGCCTCCGCTTCCGCGAGCACCCGCTAGTGCTTCGGGTTCGAGACCGTCTTCCCGGGCCAGCACTAGGCCGGGACCCAAGCCTCTGGCCCCTGCGCCCATCTCCCAGAGCGAACTCGAACAGCTTATGAACGCCGTTCCTGCAAGTGACCCaatccctcctcctccgccacctCCCGCGCAACCTGCTCACAGCTGCGCCGGTCCGATGAGCGATATTTCCGCTGCTGAAACACCGGCACCAATTGTGATacctgatgatgatggtaaAGTCCGTAGCAAAACGGGTGCACGGAGGTCAAAACAGATTCATGACCGTCTTGATCAGTGTATTCGCAGTGGACAGGCCCCTCCTTACTGTGGGAATTGTGGTGCAATTGAAACGCCTACCTGGCGTCGAGCTTGGTTCAAGGAAGTGGTAGGCAGTGAGGAAGATGCCAACGACTGCAAAACTGCGGACACCACTGTGTTGTTCTGGAAGGCTCTCGACCGAGACGACGAGGAGAAGGTCACAAAATTCCAAATTTGCAAGAAGACTCTGCTCGACAACGACAAGGACTTTGACCAAGTCTCTCTTTGTAATCGTAAGTGCTAACAAACAGAAGGAATGCCAGGATTGCAAATGCTAACTTACAGATAAGCCTGCGGTCTTTGGCTTCAAAAGTTCAAGAGCATGCGACCTGAACACAAATGGAACAACAAAACGCAAAAtgccaacagcagcaaaagaaagCGATCTCAGAGACGCACTGGTCCTCTGTCGAATATGAACGCCACAACCCGCATCCAGCCACTCTCCGCAAAGCCCGCCGCATCCTCCCCAGGAGGCACTGATGCGTCCTCGCCAGCCGAGGAAGGACCTACTCCTCGTACTGAGCATGACAAGGACGACAACGAGAGCCAGAATTTGCCATCGAAACGGCGCCGCGCGAACAGTCTGGAACATCGGAAGGATCAAGATCCAATGGAAGCCTTGCGGCGGGCAATCCAGTCCAGTCCGGTGCGGAATGCTCCGTTGACTAGTGAGAACAGTCTCACACCGAAGCCGGTAAGGAGGaatctttttccttctcaaaATGAAGGGCCTCTGAAGGCGCTCGGCGAATCCACTGTGAACAGCCCACGGCGCAGCCCTCGTATTGCCTCTCGCGAGTCTGACAAGCGGCCTCAGGACAAGGAGAACCACGTGCCTGGGGTCCACGGCGATCTGGATTGTTTGTTCGAAGGGCCTGGTTTCGAGTTAGAATTCCCCGCGAGTCCGACGCCCAAGAGACGCAATGCACGGTCTGGTGAAAAGCGACTTGCGCTGCCCTACAATTCGCCTACATCTCGACGCAAGAACGTTGACTCTGACTTGAGCCCGACTAAGCTTACTGCGCAGAAGCTTCAGCGTATACAAAATAGTCCGTCGCGTCAGAGCAAGAGTCTTAAGCAGCCACGCTCCGATGGTCATGCTTTCCCGTCGCTGCCAGGTAACTCACTGGACAACATTGCGGATATCTTTGAAGATGGCACCAACGGAGACTCTTCCTTTATGTTTGACCCTTCCAAGAGCGACTGGGCCGACTGGATGCCGTCCGACTACGTTTCTCCCGTGGGATCCGACGCAGAGCAACCGAACGGAGGTGACCAGGATCTCATCAATCTGATTCTGTCTGACCCTAATTTCCAAAACGAGAACAATCCGTTTAGCGATTCTAGTCTGTTTGGGTCTGATTTCCTTGGTCTGGGAGTCAAGACCAACGACGACAAAGAAAACCATGCAAGCTCCAATGATGCTTCGGCTTCGGCCTAACGACGTTAAAAgctcctttttttctttttacttTTATTTTTTCACATGCTCTCGATTATTTATGCGATTTCAGCGGTGGCGTTTGGTGGCCTTTTGATTATTAATTCCAAGTCTATTGTGACTATGTTCTACTTTGTGTTACGAATTTCCTTTTGTTTAGGGGCTTGCATATGGTCTGCATACGGTTAGGGTCTTGGTTGTCTGCCAGTTATCTGGTCATTCGATATCTCAATACATAAATAATATTGAAGAATAGCTCGATCCTTACTCTGTTCGTAGTGTAGTCTATACGTCGTCCTTAAAATGGTGTGCGAATACATTTTTATTTCCTTCAAGCTTCACGTTTACGTCTATTCAAGCTCGTCGATGCCATATATGACATTGAAGTCTTCATTGTAACTAAGCATAACCAAACACCAACGCCATTACTCATTCGAATCATAAAAGATAGGCTTCAGCTTGTGCGTAGCCTCGACGACCTTTTCATAAATTTTGTAATCTTCCTCGTTAGCACCCTGGCATCCATCCACGAAAAGGTCAACCTACCACAATCAGCTGGATTCCCCCAATCCATCGTCCCCAGAACCCTCACACCAAGGCCCTACATAAAAACAACCATTAGCCTTTCTTCTACTGAATCCAATATCTCCGCCCCCCCCTTTCAAAAACCAGGGCAAAAACATACATTCCCCTCAAGATCCATAACCTTCCCAACAACCTCAACCAACTTCCCCATCTGAAGATGCGAGTCCGGGCGCAGAACAAGCGTGACGTCCCCGTTTCCGCCACATGTTATCGTCGCTGTGTCGCCGTGCAGCGCGGATACGGTGCCCAGCAGGCGGATCGTGTGTGTTGAGGGGGCGCCGCTGGAGGGGTGGAAGGCGTGCAGGTGGGCGGGAAGGACGCGGGGGGTTTGGAGGGACATTTTGTGTAGGTCTGGGTGTAGATCGGTTTTGTTCGGTTCGTATAGGGAGGATTAAGGGTTATTACGGAGGTTTGTGATGTGTTGGTTATTATAACCGTAAGCTCCGTAGTTGGTGGTCGAGTGGTGTCGCGCGCGACGCGTGCACACGTGATGATAGATTGATATTACCCAGATTGGCGACTATTCAGATTCTACAGTTGCGCTTGTACCTTACCATAGATAAAGTAACACAGTCCGAATACAGGTTAGTCAGATTCACAGCCAGCATCTGGTTTCCTTTCCCCCCTTTTCTTCTCACAAGAATAAATATTTTATCTCATGCACATCACGTGACTAGTTAAGACGTCAAATTATCGATAACTAGCTCCGataccaacaccaccaacatcACTTAATCACTCCGAACACCCCAACATCCACAAACAGTAGCAATGCCACCCCCGCTCCCCTCGCACCACCGCGGCATGACCGCAAACCCAACCCGACCAGCCCGCTATCGCCCCGGAAAACCAATCGCCGAAGAACCATCCtcagacgaagacgaagacgaggaagatgaggccACCATCAAAGCAcgagaggaggagaagcgcAAGCGGGCGGAGGCGCAGAGGCGACAAagacagcagcaacagcagcagcagccgaaGGCGAGTTCATTTCCGGCAGGCGCGATTACGAAGGGTGTCAAGGGTGTGAGGATTGAGGAGCCAGAGCAGGATGAGggggaggatgaggaagggTTCGTTACTGATGAGGGTGAGGACGAGCAAGGTATTTCAGGCGCGGCGCCGGCTAAGGTAGCGCCGCGGGTTACTGGGGCGCATGCACCTGCTCCTATAGCTaaagacgaagacgaggaagaggaagaggaagaatcaGAAGAAGAGAGTTCCGAGGAAGAAAGCTCCGAAGACGAACGACCACGAGTCCTCCTCCGACCAACATTCATCAAGAAAAACCAGCGCAAACCAGACACCGCCCAGGACACGACGGAAGCAGATACTGccgcagaagcagaagcccaGCAAGCCCAACGGAAGGAAAAAGCAGATATGCTGATCCGCGAACAGCTTGAGAAGGCTGCGCTGGAACGCAGCGCTGCAAACCGCCAATgggacgatgatgaagctGAAGCCGCCGAAGAAGCTGCCATCGATGATACAGACGGTCTCGACCCGGAGGCAGAGCATGCAGCGTGGAAACTGCGGGAATTGAAACGTGTCAAGCGCGAGCGCGAGGCGATCGAGGCATCCGAGAAAGAGCGCGAGGAGATCGAGCGACGGAGGAATCTCACAGCGGAAGAGCGCGAGCGCGAAGACCGGGAGTTCCTGGCGAAGCAGAAACAGGAGAAAGACGCCACGCGTGGACAACCGGGATTCATGCAGCGGTATTTCCACAAGGGTGCGTTCTTTCGTGATGATCTTGAGCGCGAGGGTCTCGATCAGCGGAATGTTATGGGGAGGAGGTTCGTCGATGATGTCTCTCGTGAGACACTACCGCAGTACATGCAGGTGCGCGACTTGACGCAGGTGGGCAAGAAGGGTCGTACGCGGTATCGCGATCTTAGGAGTGAGGATACGGGACGATTTGGTGAGGGGTTAGacggtcgtcgtcgtcgtgaTGGGCCGCCTATTGGGATTACTGATGAACGGTTTATGCCGGATCGGGTTGATGAAAAGACTCGTCCTACGGGGGCGAATGCTAGTGCCGTGAGAGAGAGACGGAGGTCACGGTCGAGGTCTTACTCTCCTCGAAGAGGGGATCGTGGAGATTCATACAGacctggtggtggtgggaggAAACGAAGTCCTTCTCCGTATGAGGACCGGGACAAGCGTAGACGGACGGAGGCATGATTCAGTGTATAATAATTGCTGCATATGGCGTTGGGGAGCATTGCATGGTATATCTAGGTCTACCTATACTTCAATATACTGCACATATCAAGGCATCATGCCAATTGAGCAACCTGCTAAACGCCTATATGTACTCATCAAATGCCCTATTTAACACCCGCCTTCTCCAAAAccttctccctctccatcACACTCTCCCCAAACCGTAACAAAAACACTGTCCGTCCCGGCCACATCTCCGACGGCTGATTATGCGCCGACACTTTCGCCTCGAACCCACACCCGTCGCAGACGCCCTCAATAATCCCCGCGACAAACGCAGCACAGTTCAGCATGCTCATCTCCCGCGGCACACTGATATACGTATTCACCATCGGGTCATTGTCGGTAATCATGTACTCGTTTGGGGTATCAGGCGAGACGGAGTGTTCGAGGGCGTCGGCGGGACGGTTGAAGAGGAGACGCCAGAGAGGGCCGTGgatgagatggaggaggggaaggatgCGAAGGGGACGGTTGGGGGGTGAGGAGGTtgtggaggaggttgagagggcggaggcggaggaagacgaggacgaggagccGGCGATGGTGCGGTAGAagaggaggtcgaggaggcGGAGGCCTAGGGGGTAGCCTTGTTCGTTTAGTCTGCATTCATCATCAGTATCGGTATCGCTGGCATCTCTGGGAGGTGACCGGGGAGGTACCGTCTCTCCAAATCCTGTATACCTGTCACCCGCCGTTGAGCATAAGTGACCATCtcagagaagaggaaagcaAAGCTAGCCCGGCTAAGCTCTGCATTGCGGCTGCGATTCAGATGTCTGTCATAGATGGTTTTGCGATTCGAGGGTACGCGCAGGCCGGGGCTCGACTGTGAGGCTGTTGGGACGGGAGCGTTTTGGAATGGAGGTTTTTCCGCTGTTGCTGTGCTGTTGGAGCCGCCACCAAAGGACAGCATCGAGCCGTGTTTAGGGTGTGCCATGGCGTTCTGTATTGGGGTATCGAAGTGTTcggggaggtggtggtggttgcggTGGAGTGGTGATGGACAAGACGGAGTTCAAGACAAGAGGTCAATGAGGACGGGTTGTAGTATGGTGATCACTGAACCATTGCAGCTCAATGATCAAGGAAATTAATTAGTGACGGACAATGAGAACAGTATTGACGGTGTCTATGACATTGGATGTTGAAGTGGAATAGTCAACTCCTTTTGGCTGTACTCCGATATCGAGATACGGAGACGCAAAGCGCCATGCGCGCACTTTGATACAATCTACAAAGTTTAAAACGAACTGAGAGAATTGAATCCATTGGATATTTTTGCATTGTTCTAATAGCTATAAAGGCAGACGCTGAGCCTGGGGAAGCACAGTAGTACatactactctgtactcccATCCTCACAACCCTCTATCCACCACAACTACACTTGTTCAAAGCTATCTTGCTCCCAAACGCGATAATGCGATATTTGGAAACAGTCGCGGTCGTCCATAGAAAGCATCAAAGCATGAGGTTGTGCCTGGTTTAAGACTTGTACATGTTAGCGATGGTCCACCTCAGAACTTCAACTGAGACAGTGACAATGCAAATGCAAGCAACATAAGTCAGACATCCAAGGAAGAATTAGCGTTCAACGCCGTCTATGATGGGTTCAAGCGACGGCTAACGTGGAAACTGCGAATGTAGGAAAAGTTTTCATCATACGAGCAGAGCTCGTCATGTTGCTGcagaggaaaagagaaaaatagaACTCACCAGAGTTAGTAGACATAGTCGTTATCTATGGTGTTGAGCAAAGGAGAGTATGCATTTTTTCTCTTGAGCCGCTGTGCAGCTGTGGTGAAAAGAgcggttgaagaagaaagtgaAAAAGTCCAAGAAAAAAATTTCGGCGGGTTTTTATAGGGCGGTCTGGCTGCCCCGGAAACCATCGCGAAAAAGACGAATCTTCTAGAGCACCTAAAGAACTGCCCTACTATGAAATTTCATATGCAAATATCTATCCAAAATAGATACATGGTCAATGCAATGCTTTTTGCTTCTGTCGAGAATTCCAATTCAACGTCTTGGAAATGCTATGCACCCAATCCTCCCCGCGTTTCCCCTGCGGCAGCACATTGGCAAAAGGATACCGCGACGCAGACACTGTCACGTAGTCTCCGGGGTGTAATTCGATTCTACCATGGTTAGCTTATTGCTATGGTTAAGCAGATGGGGGTAATACCTCTCTCGTCCATCAAAACTGGCCCACGAACTGGTCCGCGCATCATAGGGTACTCCCATTCGTAGCACAATGGTATCTGGTAAGATGATCGGCCGGAATGACAGCGTATGGGCGCAGATGGCCGTAACCAGGATCACCGGGTTCTCAGGATGCGACAATGATCCTCCAGCGGCCAGGTTGTAGGCCGTCGAACCCGTGGGCGTAGCGATGCATATTCCGTCCGCAAGCACTGTTGTGAAGTGCTCGTCGTCGCCAAACAATTCAATTTGAGACATGGCTGCAGTTGTCAGTACCTAGACTTCGCGAACACTCATGGTCACGTACTTGGATTTGGCCCACGGTCCAGAACCACGTCGTTCAAAATCTGAACGACCTTGTCGGGTGTATGTGTCAGGGTACCCTCAACCTCTTCACCTATCAACTCCTCAACCAAATCCCGCTTGTTGGTCCCCGAAAGCGCCTCTTTAGGCTGCGCATTGCTTCGCATGATGGTACACTCGAACCGTAACCGTAGACTGACCACGACGCCATCCCGAAATGCCGTATCTAACGTGTTCTGATAGTCATTGAAATCGAATTTGGTTAAGAATCCCAGAGACCCCAACGAGAACGATAGCACAGGCGGGACAATGCGCTGGAAGAGCCAGCTGGTGTATAGTACGGTTCCATCCCCACCCAAGGTGATAACAAAATCAAAGAGATGCGGATTTTCCAGAGCCGATTGTGCATCCCAGTACTTGAGCCGCCCCTTAGCTGTTGGCTCCTCCTCCTCTATTTGCCATGCCGCGAAGTCGGGATGTGTCTCAAGTCGCTTCTCAATGTAGACAACGTACTGGGTGTCGCGCTGGCTGGACAGCAGCCACTGGGTGACCTTGCGGGTCAGACTGATGAGAGACTCATCGTGAGCCTTTGTGACGAGAAAGACGGTCTTGACGGTGAGTTTCAGCCTGATACTGCCCAGTTTCTTCGACAGTTTGCGCACGTTCCAGGCCATGTCGGACAGCTGACGCTTGGTCAGATGTCGAGATTGTACAATGGTTGGCGCTCCCCGGCCGCCAATCGGCTTGGGGCCCAGATTTACGACAGGTATTGCCTCATCACCGGTGGGCAGGGTAGTATCATCGAGGATGGCGGCCTCGTCGCCACTGTAACCTGGCTGATCTCCCCCAGGATCGGGAATTCCCCTGGAAGGAGAAACCCATTCCTCAGCTATGAGCGAATGAACGAAACATGCCGTTGTATCCTCGTTTTTGTCGATCTGAGGTTTCGAATGGTAATTATCGGCGGCGACGAGAGAGGATTTGCGACGGTGACTGGAATCGGGGTAGAAGACGACTTCGAGCTGGTTCTGGGGATCGGTGTCGCAGGCGGACGACCCATCACTCTAAGCTCGTTAGTATATGATAATTTCGAGAACATAATTGACCTACTAAGGCATCAGACTCTCGCTCGTTATCCATTATCAGTGGTGAGCAGCGCAGAAAGCGCGGGAGTTGAATAGTGGCGGGCGGGAATTGAGGAGATGACGAATGACATCACCGGCAGGATCTATTGAAGGCTATGTGAGATTCAGTTCAGTAGTTACTTGTATGTACGTTGTTTTCAGAAGGTTACATTATTCTCTTCTACAGTATGGACACGCCTAGTAATGGACATCCCTACATGTGACGGACAATCGAAACCGTATTGACGCTTACAAGTACTCCATGGTTTGCTCGGCTGGGCTGTGAAACGGTCGAGGCATCACAATATCCCCTGTCCTTGTCCCCATGTCTCTGCGTTGTCTAGCGCTGACTCTGTGTGTTTGTCTGCCCCGATCCAAAAATGGGTGTGACTGTAAGCCTGTAAGCCTGTATCGGTGATCGGTCAACGATAATAATGTAACCGTCTGGAATAAGATATAGTAGTCACCTGACTTCACATGACCCCTGAATGCAGCTGAGAACCCCCCACTACTACTGATACTGGGATTCCGTAATTGTAAGAGTAAATTAAAAGTAAGACGATTCTGCACTAGTAAAGTAATACAAGTGCCATGTGCATGCATCACATTCCTGCATATTAAGGTCAGAGTAGCGTTAGTTTGAGCCATGCTCCCGTACAGGACACACCAGACACACCAGACACACCAGACACTGCACTGCACACATGCCACCAATCATATAGTATTGCGTATCGACTTCTCACCTACCGGACCATCCTGCCGATACAAGTACATGTCCAGGACGAGTAATAAGTTACTGATAGTCATAGAGGCCGATCAAACTCTGACCTTTTCATGATGTGATTCCGAGCCTGATCCTGGCCACCGCCATTCCCTTTCGGACCCTGACTAGCGCTAaggaaatttttttttttccctccagTGGTTAGCGAAAGCGAGAGAATGCACCCACCCGGACCGACTGCAAATCCTTCTGGAATTTGTTCTGTTCCAATTTCTGAGTCCAACCACCCTCCCCCATCTTGCCCCCCTTAGTCGGTGGAGTCATTCATGTCCATCCATGCCATGCCATGCCGTCCGCCTTGGCCGGTTTGTCCGTTGCCGTCGTCTTGTCCTGGTAATCTCCGGAAGTATTACGGAGGTGACTTCGGAGAATGTTCCTGAGAGTGAGTCAATGATGTGGAAGATTATTAAGACCAGTCGTAGAGAACCCCTGGTCTTGTTGTTGTCACCCTTGCGTACCAAAGGACGGAAGATTCGGTTCTTTGGATCGGGGCGGTTGACGCGTTGGGCAGATGGGATGGGATCGGTGGAGTCTACAGAGTCGACCAGCGTGGTTGGTCCCATATTAATTACCTTCAAGTTAGTGATAGTCGGTTCCATCGTCCAGATTAAAGAAATCAGTCATGTCCATAATTGGTCCATCATATGCGCCCATCGCTGTTCGGGCTCCGACTCCGTCTGGGATACCTCCGGATGATGGACAATGCACCAATAATCTCTCGGATAGACGACTCACGGGCAGCACACTT
This region of Aspergillus chevalieri M1 DNA, chromosome 4, nearly complete sequence genomic DNA includes:
- a CDS encoding putative GATA transcription factor (Ams2) (COG:K;~EggNog:ENOG410PIZD;~InterPro:IPR042403); this translates as MESQDGISVRPMRLKVLYTFDDANKTNCLARWPNLLEIQTAFLDEKTQIGVIELKTCIQAIVSASPELVANLGQDYTVYAYDYSEYETPLVGQGMLSWVLSSSTPTPNAHDSQSKTMITGRVCKNVLGLFSKGAQETLEVKLRLVPVPTASQSEYFDSMQRYRELSNIIPHGFDPQTWTNYIRQNPDILAGLRTQQPDRTVSSPMDHAGIERFHQILSEGSTPRDFPAMTPTESFRPLSPAQSSASFVPPSRHSTPGGQHSSQRQSLQQQSQPQSQQLESENRSSQHDMIRPSSSASMHDSEFPTQMSFAGRRGSVHSGYGGGEESEPHQRKRARVYQTGQPGKADFNIEKQPSSLRVAASTAASVRIHRPTPLNPSSGIVESSIEEPIRPPTPISGPNDLPRRIRPLTSSLRESFQPSTRYTSPYPPSDDQPSGDQNAHSPEEPRYHGLFEPSFSMPSSPPVLDGGIPTRSSPNLPHLATDPDSGFMSGGIDELLDDDLGTPLDDCTAGLSNDTTRNKQTVRPAISANSPASAPTIPGRNRSDSFLMSEGPSEQHFKESAPPLPRAPASASGSRPSSRASTRPGPKPLAPAPISQSELEQLMNAVPASDPIPPPPPPPAQPAHSCAGPMSDISAAETPAPIVIPDDDGKVRSKTGARRSKQIHDRLDQCIRSGQAPPYCGNCGAIETPTWRRAWFKEVVGSEEDANDCKTADTTVLFWKALDRDDEEKVTKFQICKKTLLDNDKDFDQVSLCNPCGLWLQKFKSMRPEHKWNNKTQNANSSKRKRSQRRTGPLSNMNATTRIQPLSAKPAASSPGGTDASSPAEEGPTPRTEHDKDDNESQNLPSKRRRANSLEHRKDQDPMEALRRAIQSSPVRNAPLTSENSLTPKPVRRNLFPSQNEGPLKALGESTVNSPRRSPRIASRESDKRPQDKENHVPGVHGDLDCLFEGPGFELEFPASPTPKRRNARSGEKRLALPYNSPTSRRKNVDSDLSPTKLTAQKLQRIQNSPSRQSKSLKQPRSDGHAFPSLPGNSLDNIADIFEDGTNGDSSFMFDPSKSDWADWMPSDYVSPVGSDAEQPNGGDQDLINLILSDPNFQNENNPFSDSSLFGSDFLGLGVKTNDDKENHASSNDASASA
- a CDS encoding putative ssDNA binding protein Ssb3 (COG:S;~EggNog:ENOG410PS0V;~InterPro:IPR012340,IPR013970;~PFAM:PF08661;~go_component: GO:0005634 - nucleus [Evidence IEA];~go_function: GO:0003677 - DNA binding [Evidence IEA];~go_process: GO:0006260 - DNA replication [Evidence IEA];~go_process: GO:0006281 - DNA repair [Evidence IEA];~go_process: GO:0006310 - DNA recombination [Evidence IEA]) gives rise to the protein MSLQTPRVLPAHLHAFHPSSGAPSTHTIRLLGTVSALHGDTATITCGGNGDVTLVLRPDSHLQMGKLVEVVGKVMDLEGNGLGVRVLGTMDWGNPADCDYKIYEKVVEATHKLKPIFYDSNE
- a CDS encoding microfibrillar-associated 1 family protein (COG:Z;~EggNog:ENOG410PJ08;~InterPro:IPR033194,IPR009730;~PFAM:PF06991), with amino-acid sequence MPPPLPSHHRGMTANPTRPARYRPGKPIAEEPSSDEDEDEEDEATIKAREEEKRKRAEAQRRQRQQQQQQQPKASSFPAGAITKGVKGVRIEEPEQDEGEDEEGFVTDEGEDEQGISGAAPAKVAPRVTGAHAPAPIAKDEDEEEEEEESEEESSEEESSEDERPRVLLRPTFIKKNQRKPDTAQDTTEADTAAEAEAQQAQRKEKADMLIREQLEKAALERSAANRQWDDDEAEAAEEAAIDDTDGLDPEAEHAAWKLRELKRVKREREAIEASEKEREEIERRRNLTAEEREREDREFLAKQKQEKDATRGQPGFMQRYFHKGAFFRDDLEREGLDQRNVMGRRFVDDVSRETLPQYMQVRDLTQVGKKGRTRYRDLRSEDTGRFGEGLDGRRRRDGPPIGITDERFMPDRVDEKTRPTGANASAVRERRRSRSRSYSPRRGDRGDSYRPGGGGRKRSPSPYEDRDKRRRTEA
- the TRS31 gene encoding trafficking protein particle complex subunit 5 (BUSCO:EOG09263ZW6;~COG:U;~EggNog:ENOG410PMWX;~InterPro:IPR024096,IPR007194,IPR016696;~PFAM:PF04051;~go_component: GO:0030008 - TRAPP complex [Evidence IEA];~go_process: GO:0048193 - Golgi vesicle transport [Evidence IEA]) encodes the protein MAHPKHGSMLSFGGGSNSTATAEKPPFQNAPVPTASQSSPGLRVPSNRKTIYDRHLNRSRNAELSRASFAFLFSEMVTYAQRRVTGIQDLERRLNEQGYPLGLRLLDLLFYRTIAGSSSSSSSASALSTSSTTSSPPNRPLRILPLLHLIHGPLWRLLFNRPADALEHSVSPDTPNEYMITDNDPMVNTYISVPREMSMLNCAAFVAGIIEGVCDGCGFEAKVSAHNQPSEMWPGRTVFLLRFGESVMEREKVLEKAGVK
- a CDS encoding putative NAD+ kinase (COG:G;~EggNog:ENOG410PGK0;~InterPro:IPR017438,IPR016064,IPR017437,IPR002504;~PFAM:PF01513;~go_function: GO:0003951 - NAD+ kinase activity [Evidence IEA];~go_process: GO:0006741 - NADP biosynthetic process [Evidence IEA];~go_process: GO:0019674 - NAD metabolic process [Evidence IEA]); this encodes MDNERESDALSDGSSACDTDPQNQLEVVFYPDSSHRRKSSLVAADNYHSKPQIDKNEDTTACFVHSLIAEEWVSPSRGIPDPGGDQPGYSGDEAAILDDTTLPTGDEAIPVVNLGPKPIGGRGAPTIVQSRHLTKRQLSDMAWNVRKLSKKLGSIRLKLTVKTVFLVTKAHDESLISLTRKVTQWLLSSQRDTQYVVYIEKRLETHPDFAAWQIEEEEPTAKGRLKYWDAQSALENPHLFDFVITLGGDGTVLYTSWLFQRIVPPVLSFSLGSLGFLTKFDFNDYQNTLDTAFRDGVVVSLRLRFECTIMRSNAQPKEALSGTNKRDLVEELIGEEVEGTLTHTPDKVVQILNDVVLDRGPNPTMSQIELFGDDEHFTTVLADGICIATPTGSTAYNLAAGGSLSHPENPVILVTAICAHTLSFRPIILPDTIVLRMGVPYDARTSSWASFDGRERIELHPGDYVTVSASRYPFANVLPQGKRGEDWVHSISKTLNWNSRQKQKALH